The following coding sequences are from one Nicotiana tomentosiformis chromosome 3, ASM39032v3, whole genome shotgun sequence window:
- the LOC104112696 gene encoding non-specific phospholipase C6 produces MDHLRSKAPPSATVFLLFFTLSWVSQKTYGQQKQPIKTVVVLVLENRSFDHLLGWMKKSVNPHINGVTGKECNPMSTKAQLTETICFTDDAQYVDPDPGHSFEAVEQQVFGSGSIPSMSGFVEQALSMSQNLSRTVMRGFKPENVPIYATLVREFAVFDRWFCSIPGPTQPNRLFLYSATSHGSTSHVKKLLATGYPQKTIFDSLHENGIDFGIYHQTLPATLFFRNLRMLKYVFKYHSYDLKFKKDAKNGNLPNLTVIEPRYFDITGYPANDDHPSHDVANGQKLVKEIYETLRSSPQWNETLFIITYDEHGGFYDHVQTPYGDVPNPDGNTGPAPNFFKFDRLGVRVPTIMVSPWIKKGTVISKPKGPKPNSEFEHSSIPATIKRIFNLTSSFLTHRDAWAGTFEQVVGQLSSPRSDCPEVLPDVAPLRSAKADETRGLSEFQSEIVQLAAVLNGDHFLSSFPHEMGKKMNVKEAHNYVTGAASRFISASKEATKLGADESTIVDMRSSLTTRSSVHH; encoded by the exons ATGGACCACTTGAGAAGCAAAGCTCCACCATCTGCCACTGTTTTCTTGCTCTTTTTCACCCTTTCATGGGTTTCTCAGAAAACTTACGGACAGCAAAAACAACCCATTAAAACAGTTGTTGTGTTGGTGTTGGAGAACAGATCTTTTGATCACTTGCTTGGATGGATGAAAAAATCAGTGAATCCACATATTAATGGTGTCACTGGCAAAGAGTGCAACCCAATGTCAACTAAAGCCCAACTtactgaaacaatatgcttcacTGATGATGCTCAGTATGTGGATCCAGACCCTGGTCACTCCTTTGAAGCTGTCGAGCAACAG GTATTCGGCTCAGGGTCCATTCCTTCAATGTCAGGCTTTGTGGAACAAGCACTCAGTATGTCTCAGAACCTATCAAGAACAGTCATGAGAGGATTTAAGCCAGAAAATGTCCCAATTTACGCGACATTAGTTCGTGAATTTGCAGTATTTGATAGATGGTTCTGTTCAATTCCTGGTCCAACTCAACCAAACAGGTTATTTCTATACTCTGCCACTTCTCATGGTTCCACTAGCCATGTAAAGAAGCTGTTGGCTACTGGATATCCACAAAAGACCATATTCGATTCACTTCACGAAAATGGAATAGATTTTGGCATATATCACCAAACATTACCAGCAACTCTGTTCTTTAGAAATCTGAGGATGTTGAAGTATGTATTCAAGTACCATTCATATGATTTGAAGTTCAAGAAAGATGCTAAAAATGGGAATTTGCCGAATTTGACAGTGATTGAGCCAAGGTATTTTGATATTACGGGTTATCCAGCAAATGATGATCACCCATCACATGATGTTGCTAATGGGCAGAAATTAGTGAAGGAGATTTATGAGACATTAAGAAGTAGTCCacagtggaatgagacacttttTATTATTACATATGATGAACATGGCGGATTTTATGATCATGTCCAAACTCCATACGGTGATGTTCCAAACCCAGATGGAAATACTGGACCTGCACCTAATTTCTTTAAGTTTGATAGGCTTGGTGTTCGTGTACCAACCATTATGGTTTCTCCTTGGATCAAGAAAGGAACCG TGATAAGCAAACCGAAGGGACCAAAACCAAATTCGGAGTTCGAGCACTCATCAATCCCTGCAACTATAAAGAGAATATTCAATCTCACATCCAGCTTTTTAACTCATAGAGATGCTTGGGCTGGCACTTTTGAGCAGGTTGTAGGTCAATTGTCATCTCCAAGGTCTGATTGCCCTG AGGTTCTGCCTGATGTAGCTCCATTGAGGAGCGCAAAAGCGGATGAAACTCGAGGGTTGtctgagtttcagagtgaaatagtACAGTTAGCAGCCGTGTTGAATGGAGACCATTTCTTGAGCAGTTTCCCACATGAAATGGGGAAGAAAATGAACGTGAAAGAAGCTCATAATTACGTAACAGGTGCAGCTTCAAGATTTATTAGTGCAAGCAAAGAAGCTACTAAGTTAGGAGCAGATGAGTCTACCATTGTAGATATGAGGTCCTCTCTCACCACTAGATCCTCAGTCCATCACTAG